The proteins below are encoded in one region of Pleuronectes platessa chromosome 12, fPlePla1.1, whole genome shotgun sequence:
- the LOC128453818 gene encoding spectrin beta chain, non-erythrocytic 2: MSESIVRKVQPFTIGTRLSVPAVPKCQDFTQSYLQSTSLDNCALQHNLNSLYLGRSQVCARDPCLVSPVVKQVAPVKRDQEEHMAAEDHLNQNVASSSSSAVSRSIKKITISGKERSESTGPAQQHSETGSTSENNNNNNNNVTSTSDPLLPRIVGVSCENKPHSQFKVLLRKDGSDEYQPTHGQTGVRLNGEKYEQQISVPESQKKEPQRTESHPHTQSEASAAAASHSDCFTQRNSLFNKEVLQAEAWIRSKLQELKEGCNIQRCPLQDWEEASQTLQRDLKDFENTLIQLNQMGEQLICKLNPTSDLVKKQLGQLRDQWQSLKLTAANQTRAFGGAKNLQEFNKKVDKLEAWIKEKEEEPSLVNVLGENVDKMQLTRRILDLKQDEQLYRNLHEEINHLALKLEKQGKTDGKSISTRRKHINKMWLKVQSHLKHYHANLQLALEVSSFYQQADNTLLAINNMRKSLSASKEWDGLGDREIRDIASQIMMLDVSVSQLSNLHPALAAGVTQKQSEVKDCWALLHKLFRSDRTTLSPTGSTFTREEADPLTLASEPQGNVGTEAQRIMGKEVKEEQNRLKGCVSTVECENGRRTLCSQSQEQPSVNHTSPPVGDSDVIVRHRLKAESRKPGTEPKLAAAPPGHPQLHTQLQKFTISADKTLSWLKDNVSMATQVCSIASFEGLEAARRCQRTLEQDILTNRARIEVVKRLKSYLVIFL; this comes from the exons ATGTCTGAGAGCATCGTGAGGAAGGTGCAGCCCTTCACCATAGGGACGAGACTGTCGGTCCCCGCTGTGCCAAAATGCCAGGATTTTACGCAGAGCTATCTGCAGAGCACGAGTCTGGATAACTGCGCGCTGCAGCACAACCTGAACTCTCTGTACCTGGGCCGATCCCAGGTCTGTGCGCGGGACCCCTGCCTCGTCTCGCCCGTCGTCAAGCAAGTAGCCCCGGTGAAACGCGACCAGGAGGAGCACATGGCAGCGGAGGACCACCTGAACCAGAACGtcgcctcctcatcctcctccgcTGTCTCCAGATCCATCAAGAAGATCACCATCTCTGGGAAAGAGAGGTCAGAGAGCACGGGGCCAGCACAGCAGCATTCTGAAACAGGGTCCACATCCgagaacaacaataacaacaacaacaacgtcacCAGCACCTCAGATCCACTGCTGCCCAGGATTGTGGGAGTGAGCTGTGAGAATAAGCCTCATTCTCAGTTCAAG GTCTTACTCAGAAAAGATGGCAGTGATGAATATCAGCCCACACACGGACAAACCGGGGTGAGACTGAACGGAGAGAAATATGAGCAACAG ATCTCAGTCCCTGAGTCACAGAAGAAAGAGCCCCAGCGGACAGAGAGTCACCCACACACTCAGAGTGAAGCATCGGCAGCTGCTGCGTCCCACAGCGACTGCTTCACTCAGCGCAACTCGCTCTTCAACAAGGAAGTGCTGCAG GCTGAGGCATGGATCAGAAGCAAACTGCAGGAACTGAAGGAGGGCTGCAACATTCAGcgctgccccctgcaggactGGGAGGAGGCCTCGCAGACGCTCCAGAGGGACCTCAAAGACTTTGAGAACACGCTCATTCAACTCAACCAG ATGGGCGAGCAGCTGATCTGCAAGCTGAACCCCACGTCCGACCTGGTGAAGAAGCAGCTGGGCCAGCTCAGGGATCAGTGGCAGAGCCTGAAACTGACAGCTGCAAATCAGACGAGGGCCTTCGGAGGGGCCAAGAACCTGCAGGAGTTCAACAAGAAAGTGGACAAGCTGGAGGCATGGATTAAAGAGAAG GAAGAGGAGCCGTCTCTGGTGAACGTCCTGGGGGAAAATGTTGACAAAATGCAGCTGACCAGGAGAATTTTAGATCTAAAACAG GATGAGCAGCTCTACAGAAACCTCCATGAGGAGATCAACCACTTGGCTCTCAAGCTGGAGAAACAGGGGAAAACAGATGGCAAGAGCATCTCCACCAGGAGGaaacacatcaataaaat GTGGCTGAAGGTCCAGTCTCATCTGAAACACTACCATGCAAATCTTCAGCTGGCTCTGGAGGTGTCCTCCTTCTACCAGCAGGCTGataacacactgctagccatcAACAACATG AGGAAAAGCCTATCCGCATCTAAAGAGTGGGACGGCCTTGGCGACAGAGAGATCCGTGACATTGCCAGTCAGATCATG ATGCTGGACGTGAGCGTGTCCCAGCTGTCCAATCTGCATCCTGCCCTGGCCGCCGGCGTCACGCAGAAGCAGAGTGAGGTGAAGGACTGCTGGGCACTTCTTCATAAACTTTTCAG GAGCGACAGGACCACGCTCTCTCCCACTGGTTCCACTTTCACCAGGGAAGAGGCTGACCCCCTGACACTGGCGAGTGAACCCCAGGGCAATGTGGGAACGGAGGCACAAAGGATCATGGgaaaggaggtgaaggaggagcagaATCGGCTGAAAGGCTGTGTG AGTACCGTTGAATGTGAAAATGGCAGGAGAACGCTGTGCAGCCAGAGCCAGGAGCAGCCGTCAGTGAACCACACCTCTCCGCCCGTGGGAGACAGTGATGTCATCGTCAGACATCGACTGAAGGCAGAAAG CAGGAAGCCCGGGACGGAGCCCAAACTCGCCGCTGCCCCTCCaggccacccacagctccacaCGCAGCTTCAGAAGTTTACCATATCTGCTGACAAG ACTCTGTCCTGGCTGAAGGACAACGTGTCCATGGCCACGCAGGTGTGTTCCATCGCAAGCTTCGAGGGCCTGGAGGCAGCCAGGAGGTGTCAGCGCACCCTGGAACAAGACATCCTCACCAACAGAGCCAGGATAGAGGTGGTCAAAAGG CTGAAGAGCTACCTGGTGATCTTTCTCTAA